One window of the Thunnus albacares chromosome 3, fThuAlb1.1, whole genome shotgun sequence genome contains the following:
- the trappc5 gene encoding trafficking protein particle complex subunit 5 yields the protein METRFTRGKSAILERPLSRPKTEVSVSAFGLLFSEVVQYCQSRVYSVSELQARLAELGQRVGASLLDVLVLRERSGKRETKVLNILLFIKVSVWRALFGKEADKLEQANDDDKTYYIIEKEPLVNAYISIPKENSTLNCAAFTGGIVDAILTHSGFPAKVTVHWHKGTTLMIKFDEAVIARDKALEGR from the exons ATGGAGACTCGCTTCACCAGAGGCAAGTCCGCTATCTTAGAGCGGCCTCTCAGCAGACCCAAGACCGAGGTGAGTGTGAGCGCCTTCGGTTTGCTGTTCTCGGAGGTGGTGCAGTACTGCCAGAGCCGGGTGTACTCGGTGTCCGAGCTGCAGGCCCGGCTGGCAGAGCTGGGTCAGCGGGTGGGAGCCAGCCTGCTGGACGTGCTGGTGCTGAGGGAGAGGAGCGGCAAGAGAGAGACCAAAGTACTGAACATACTGCTGTTCATCAAG GTGTCTGTGTGGAGAGCCTTGTTCGGCAAGGAGGCAGATAAGCTGGAGCAGGCCAACGACGACGACAAGACGTACTACATCATCGAAAAGGAGCCCCTCGTCAACGCGTACATCTCTATTCCGAAGGAGAACAGCACCTTGAACTGTGCAGCCTTCACCGGAGGCATCGTAGACGCCATCCTGACCCACAGCGGCTTCCCTGCAAAGGTCACGGTCCACTGGCACAAGGGCACCACGCTCATGATCAAGTTTGATGAGGCGGTGATCGCCAGAGACAAAGCCCTGGAAGGCAGATAA
- the mcoln1a gene encoding mucolipin-1a, which translates to MAATEQQDFTGRQDPSSSVTHYRSTDSSGEHDHHSNSHGSNHSNHQLPTTMAGHWVGATQEEEAIRRKLKYFFMSPCDKYHAKGRKPYKLVLQLLKIIIVTAQLVLFGLSNQVVVTFKEENTMTFKHLFLKDYDESLDDSFAVYTQQDVYDHIFYAVEQYLALPETTVGRYAYVYDVGVNGSALSLCQQYYKKGRIDPANDTFSIDPHIITDCIGVNPLSVPPAPLTNTYKNFTLKFHKFVNVTIEFQLKAINIQTIINNEIPDCYTFYITIVLDNKSHSGKVKIRLENQATIKECKDPSVSGHAENYTRVAFDVAVALVCTLSLLLCGRSILRGIVLQQEFVHFFKETLDRKVCWADRLEFINGWYILLIISDILTITGSVIKIGIESKNMSSYDLCGILLGTSTLLVWVGVIRYLTFFQKYNILIVTLRAAFPNVIRFCCCVAVIYLGYCFCGWIVLGPYHVKFRSLSMVSECLFSLINGDDMFVTFSEMQESSTLVWLFSQVYLYTFISLFIYMVLSLFIALITGAYETIKHQTQEPIHITDLHAFIAECTDAPSSGKFRGLETSPCSFFCCCDRTTTYEDVLLVN; encoded by the exons ATGGCGGCGACAGAACAGCAGGACTTCACAG gACGACAAGACCCGTCCAGCTCGGTGACTCACTACAGGTCCACAGACAGCAGCGGCGAGCACGACCATCACAGTAACAGTCATGGTAGCAACCATAGCAACCATCAGTTGCCCACGACAATGGCGGGTCATTGGGTCGGGGCCACTCAGGAAGAGGAGGCCATTCGCAGGAAGTTGAAATACTTCTTCATGAGCCCTTGTGACAAATATCATGCCAAAGGCCGCAAGCCGTATAAACTGgtcctgcagctgctgaagaTCATTATTGTTACAGCTCAG TTGGTACTGTTTGGCCTCAGTAACCAGGTGGTGGTGACCTTCAAGGAGGAGAACACCATGACCTTCAAGCACCTCTTCCTCAAAGACTACGATGAGTCCTTAGACGACTCCTTCGCCGTTTACACGCAGCAGGACGTCTATGACCACATCTTCTACGCTGTGGAGCAG TATCTAGCCTTACCGGAGACCACAGTGGGACGCTACGCATACGTCTACGATGTTGGCGTGAACGGCAGCGCGCTCTCCCTCTGCCAACAGTACTACAAGAAGGGACGCATCGACCCGGCCAACGACACCTTCAGTATAGACCCTCACATCATCACAG ACTGTATAGGTGTCAACCCTCTGTCGGTGCCTCCAGCTCCGCTAACCAACACCTACAAGAACTTTACGCTCAAGTTCCACAA GTTCGTTAACGTCACCATAGAGTTTCAGCTGAAGGCGATCAATATACAGACCATCATCAACAATGAGATCCCAGACTGCTACACTTTTTACATAACA ATAGTACTGGACAACAAGTCTCACAGCGGTAAGGTGAAGATCCGGCTAGAAAACCAGGCAACCATAAAGGAGTGTAAGGACCCGAGCGTCTCTGGACATG CTGAGAATTATACACGTGTGGCGTTTGATGTCGCCGTAGCTCTGGTGTGCAcgctgtcactgctgctgtgtggacGCTCCATACTGCGAGGCATCGTCCTGCAACAG gaGTTTGTGCACTTCTTCAAGGAGACTCTGGATCGTAAAGTGTGCTGGGCAGACCGCCTGGAGTTCATTAACGGCTGGTacatcctcctcatcatcagcGACATCCTCACCATCACTGGCAGTGTCATCAAAATTGGCATAGAGTCTAAG AATATGTCCTCCTATGACTTATGTGGCATCCTCTTGGGGACCTCCACTCTGCTGGTGTGGGTGGGAGTCATTCGCTACCTCACGTTCTTCCAGAAGTACAAT ATCCTGATCGTGACACTTCGAGCAGCGTTCCCCAATGTGATCCGGTTCTGCTGCTGCGTGGCCGTCATCTATCTGGGCTACTGCTTCTGCGGTTGGATCGTTCTGGGACCGTACCACGTGAAG TTCCGTTCTCTGTCCATGGTGTCGGAGTGCCTGTTCTCCCTCATTAACGGAGACGACATGTTCGTGACGTTCTCGGAGATGCAGGAGAGCAGCACTCTGGTTTGGCTGTTTAGTCAAGTTTACCTGTACACCTTCATCTCCCTCTTCATCTACATGGTGCTGTCGCTCTTCATCGCTCTCATCACAGGAGCCTACGAGACCATCAAG CACCAAACCCAGGAACCCATACACATCACAGACCTTCATGCCTTCATAGCAGAGTGCACAGACGCACCGAGCTCTGGGAAGTTCAGAGGTCTGGAGACGTCGCCGTGttccttcttctgctgctgtgacaG AACAACAACCTATGAGGACGTCTTGCTGGTGAACTGA